Proteins encoded in a region of the Ziziphus jujuba cultivar Dongzao chromosome 3, ASM3175591v1 genome:
- the LOC107409395 gene encoding probable carotenoid cleavage dioxygenase 4, chloroplastic, with protein MDAFSSSFPISAFPTQNLSPSSRPPPSTSHYNYAPIFNATSTSTSTSVRTTEEKPTGNTTTTTTTTQKNSNHPQSEQQRRRRPVLSKKSPIPPTSRTNINTPSIFSVSPPSLSAVILNAFDDVVNNFIDPPLRPSVDPRHVLSSNFAPIHDELPPTECEVIQGSLPSCLDGAYIRNGPNPQFLPRGPYHLFDGDGMLHAIRISKGKATLCSRFVKTYKYCMERDAGFPLLPNVFSGFNGLTASATRGALSAARIFTGQYNPTNGIGLANTSLALFGNRLYALGESDLPYSVRLTSNGDIQTLGRQGFDGKLFMSMTAHPKVDPDTGEAFAFRYGPMPPFLTYFRFDADGNKLPDVPIFSMLRPSFLHDFAITKKYAIFADIQIGMNPMEMIAGGSPVGTDPSKVPRLGIIPRYAKDESEIRWFDVPGFNIIHAINAWDEDDGDAVVMVAPNILSVEHTLERMELVHALVEKVRIDLKTGIVSRCPISASNLDFAVINQSYVGKKNKYVYAAVGDPMPKISGVVKLDVSRGDRQRVDCTVARRMYGQGCYGGEPFFVPRDRHHEEEEDDGFLVSFVHDERSGESNFLVMDAKSPKLDIVATVKLPRRVPYGFHGLFVSERDLESIS; from the coding sequence ATGGATGCTTTCTCTTCGTCCTTCCCGATCTCCGCTTTTCCCACCCAAAATCTCTCACCCTCTTCTCGTCCTCCTCCTTCTACTAGTCATTATAATTATGCTCCCATCTTCAATGCAACCTCAACCTCAACCTCAACCTCGGTTAGAACAACTGAAGAAAAACCCACCGgcaacaccaccaccaccaccacaaccACCCAAAAAAATTCCAATCATCCACAATCCGAGCAGCAGCGGCGGCGGCGGCCAGTTTTATCAAAGAAATCACCAATACCGCCTACAAGTAGAACAAATATCAATACTCCCTCGATATTTTCAGTGTCCCCGCCGTCACTATCCGCGGTAATCTTGAATGCTTTTGACGACGTTGTCAACAATTTCATAGACCCTCCTCTACGACCTTCGGTCGACCCAAGACACGTTCTCTCCAGTAACTTCGCTCCAATTCACGACGAGCTTCCACCAACGGAGTGTGAGGTTATCCAAGGATCTCTACCCTCATGCCTGGATGGTGCCTACATTCGCAACGGTCCCAACCCTCAGTTTCTCCCCCGGGGCCCTTACCATCTCTTCGACGGCGACGGCATGCTTCACGCCATCCGCATCTCCAAAGGAAAAGCCACCCTCTGCAGCCGCTTCGTCAAGACATATAAATACTGTATGGAGAGGGACGCTGGCTTTCCGCTCCTTCCCAATGTCTTCTCCGGCTTCAACGGCCTCACTGCCTCCGCCACTCGCGGTGCTCTCTCGGCTGCCCGCATTTTCACGGGTCAGTACAACCCAACCAACGGCATTGGGCTGGCCAACACCAGCCTGGCTTTGTTCGGGAACCGTCTCTATGCTCTGGGGGAGTCCGACCTCCCTTATTCCGTGCGCTTGACATCCAACGGAGACATCCAAACTCTTGGCCGCCAGGGTTTCGACGGCAAGCTCTTCATGAGCATGACGGCCCACCCCAAGGTAGATCCCGACACTGGCGAAGCCTTTGCATTCCGATACGGACCCATGCCTCCATTTCTCACGTATTTCCGCTTCGATGCCGATGGGAACAAACTCCCTGACGTTCCCATATTCTCCATGCTCCGCCCATCTTTCCTCCACGACTTCGCAATCACCAAAAAGTACGCCATCTTCGCGGACATCCAAATAGGCATGAATCCGATGGAAATGATCGCCGGAGGATCTCCCGTGGGAACCGACCCATCCAAAGTTCCCAGGCTCGGAATCATCCCTCGCTATGCAAAAGATGAGTCGGAGATTAGGTGGTTCGATGTGCCGGGATTCAACATCATACATGCAATCAATGCGTGGGATGAAGACGACGGCGACGCCGTGGTGATGGTGGCACCCAACATTCTGTCCGTAGAGCACACCTTGGAAAGAATGGAGCTGGTCCATGCCTTGGTAGAGAAAGTGAGGATCGATCTCAAGACCGGGATCGTTTCGAGATGTCCAATCTCGGCAAGCAATTTGGACTTTGCCGTCATAAACCAGTCCTACGTGGGAAAGAAGAACAAGTACGTGTACGCAGCAGTCGGCGATCCGATGCCCAAGATATCGGGTGTGGTAAAGCTGGACGTGTCGAGAGGGGATCGGCAGCGGGTTGACTGCACCGTTGCCAGGAGGATGTATGGGCAGGGGTGCTACGGAGGCGAGCCTTTTTTTGTGCCCAGAGACCGTCATCAcgaggaggaggaggatgatGGCTTCCTGGTGTCCTTTGTTCACGATGAGAGATCAGGAGAATCCAACTTCTTAGTCATGGACGCCAAGTCTCCTAAACTTGACATTGTGGCCACCGTCAAGCTCCCCCGCCGCGTGCCTTACGGCTTTCATGGACTCTTTGTCAGCGAAAGGGACCTTGAATCGATAAGCTAA